The Pseudoxanthobacter soli DSM 19599 genome contains a region encoding:
- a CDS encoding C40 family peptidase — MRDIEPRLTPARSDLAAERLRGRVEAARFVPGEVRRVAAPLAPLRRSPRSDAPLDTEALAGDVVTVYEETIEGWAWGELDRDGYVGYLPADMLGPADPAPTHHVTALKTFVYPAAEMKLPPLAALPLGAGVTVVGETEKRGLTYALLASGHAVVARHLAPLDAAQSDFVAVAERLIGVPYLWGGTSSFGIDCSGLVQLALRLTGRTVLRDTDLQEKTVGAPVSIEDGRLRGDLLFWPGHVAIMLDGTRMIHASGFHMEVVVEDVAAAAARIAAGGVQLSSVRRL; from the coding sequence ATGCGCGACATCGAACCGAGGCTGACGCCGGCGCGGAGCGACCTCGCCGCGGAACGGCTGCGCGGCCGGGTCGAGGCCGCGCGCTTCGTGCCGGGCGAGGTCCGCCGCGTCGCCGCGCCGCTCGCGCCGCTGCGCCGCTCTCCGCGATCCGATGCACCGCTCGACACCGAGGCGCTGGCGGGCGACGTCGTCACCGTCTACGAGGAAACCATCGAAGGCTGGGCCTGGGGCGAACTCGACCGCGACGGCTATGTCGGCTATCTGCCCGCCGACATGCTCGGGCCGGCCGATCCCGCGCCGACCCACCATGTCACGGCCCTGAAGACGTTCGTCTATCCGGCGGCGGAGATGAAGCTGCCGCCGCTCGCCGCCCTGCCGCTCGGGGCCGGCGTCACCGTCGTCGGCGAGACGGAGAAGCGCGGCCTGACCTACGCGCTGCTCGCCAGCGGCCACGCAGTGGTCGCCCGCCACCTCGCCCCCCTGGACGCGGCGCAGTCCGATTTCGTCGCCGTCGCCGAGCGTCTGATTGGGGTGCCCTATCTCTGGGGCGGCACGTCGAGCTTCGGCATCGACTGCTCCGGCCTCGTGCAGCTTGCCCTTCGCCTCACCGGGCGGACGGTGCTGCGGGACACGGACCTGCAGGAAAAGACCGTCGGCGCACCCGTCTCGATCGAGGACGGCCGCCTGCGCGGCGACCTCCTGTTCTGGCCGGGGCACGTCGCGATCATGCTCGACGGGACCCGGATGATCCACGCCAGCGGTTTCCACATGGAGGTCGTGGTGGAGGATGTCGCTGCCGCCGCCGCGCGCATTGCGGCGGGCGGCGTGCAGCTTTCGTCGGTCCGGCGGCTGTAA
- a CDS encoding leucyl aminopeptidase family protein, whose protein sequence is MPSDAASATIPIYGVRPAEAETTAARLCAGGEVYAAGCLRAQRFEGAAGSLAVLPGDNGAPSAVLFGLGAGPADPLAAGALATGLPPGDYALAEGFDDPAAAVIAFALGAYRFTRYKAGKPRDVRLAVPAGVDGDDVLRIVAGVYLARDLINTPPNDMGPEELASAALDLAARHDAAIEIVVGDDLLAQGFPLVHAVGAGSPRAPRLIDMRWGAPSHPRVTLVGKGVCFDTGGLDIKPSSGMLLMKKDMGGAANVLGLAHMIMDAKLPVNLRVIVPAVENAVSGTSFRPSDVYPSRKGLTVEIGNTDAEGRLVLADALALACEEKPDLLIDLATLTGAARVAVGPDLPPFYTDDEALAADLGRLSMEVGDPVWRLPLWRPYARWLDSKVADINNNSAAPFAGSVTAALFLARFVEGAGAWVHFDIYGWAPQSRPGRVEGGEAQSIRALYALLKERLAAGTLTGALGGSRQGAR, encoded by the coding sequence ATCCCGTCCGACGCCGCATCCGCGACGATCCCCATCTACGGCGTGCGGCCGGCCGAGGCCGAGACGACGGCCGCGCGGCTCTGCGCGGGCGGGGAGGTCTACGCGGCCGGGTGCCTGCGCGCCCAGCGATTTGAGGGCGCAGCGGGAAGCCTCGCCGTGCTGCCGGGTGACAACGGCGCGCCGTCGGCGGTGCTGTTCGGGCTTGGGGCCGGGCCGGCCGATCCGCTGGCCGCCGGCGCCCTCGCCACCGGCCTGCCGCCGGGAGACTATGCCCTGGCGGAGGGCTTCGACGATCCCGCGGCCGCGGTGATCGCGTTCGCGCTCGGCGCCTATCGCTTCACCCGCTACAAGGCCGGCAAGCCGCGCGATGTCCGCCTCGCCGTTCCGGCCGGCGTCGATGGTGACGACGTCCTGCGCATCGTCGCCGGCGTCTATCTCGCCCGCGACCTCATCAACACCCCGCCCAACGACATGGGGCCGGAAGAACTGGCCTCCGCGGCGCTCGATCTCGCGGCCCGTCACGATGCCGCGATCGAGATCGTCGTCGGCGACGACCTGCTGGCGCAGGGCTTTCCGCTCGTTCACGCGGTCGGTGCCGGCAGCCCGCGGGCGCCACGGCTGATCGACATGCGCTGGGGCGCCCCGTCGCATCCGCGCGTCACCCTCGTCGGCAAGGGTGTGTGCTTCGACACCGGCGGCCTCGACATCAAGCCGTCGAGCGGCATGCTCCTGATGAAGAAGGACATGGGCGGGGCCGCCAATGTGCTCGGCCTCGCCCACATGATCATGGACGCGAAGCTGCCGGTGAATCTCCGCGTCATCGTGCCGGCGGTGGAGAACGCCGTCTCCGGCACGAGCTTCCGCCCGAGCGACGTCTATCCGAGCCGCAAGGGCCTCACCGTCGAGATCGGCAACACCGACGCGGAGGGCCGGCTGGTTCTGGCCGATGCGCTGGCGCTCGCCTGCGAGGAAAAGCCGGACCTTCTGATCGACCTCGCCACGCTCACCGGTGCGGCACGTGTCGCCGTCGGGCCGGACCTGCCGCCGTTCTACACCGACGACGAGGCGCTGGCGGCCGATCTCGGCCGGCTGTCGATGGAGGTCGGCGATCCGGTGTGGCGCCTGCCGCTGTGGCGACCCTATGCGCGCTGGCTCGATTCGAAGGTCGCCGACATCAACAACAACTCCGCCGCGCCGTTCGCCGGCTCGGTCACGGCCGCGCTGTTCCTCGCCCGCTTCGTCGAGGGCGCGGGCGCGTGGGTCCATTTCGACATCTACGGCTGGGCGCCCCAGTCGCGGCCGGGCCGGGTCGAAGGCGGCGAGGCACAGTCGATCCGCGCGCTCTATGCGCTCCTGAAGGAACGCCTCGCGGCCGGCACCCTCACGGGCGCGCTCGGCGGCAGCCGGCAGGGGGCGCGGTGA
- a CDS encoding GGDEF domain-containing protein codes for MAADPRTLFSVLVASTTVGTLLLLWCWWQNRAERVLMWSCAAYFSGSVAILLMTARDILPEWITTSFAVAVTMWSIGLIWIAGRVFNRLPAKPWLALIGPTVWLIASELPQAYVAVPVRVSLATVITAAYALISAREFARADGLSSRYPVAVILGLHGIAVILRIPFAFALPIPHGLPLFSDWFSPVAIEGIVFSQIIGLLVVMLTRERLELQLRAIALTDPLTGLNNRRAIFERGHALLSHASRHRRPVSVVALDLDHFKTINDRFGHPTGDAVLAAFADAIRQTLRAGDESGRIGGEEFVCVLPDTDADQAFAAAHRLVTHFTRLAADVPGCRTRCTASAGIATSSLDTDTFETLVSAADVALYEAKRSGGEKIIVASPRAISA; via the coding sequence ATGGCTGCCGATCCTCGAACGCTGTTTTCCGTGCTCGTCGCGAGCACGACGGTCGGAACGCTGCTGCTGCTGTGGTGCTGGTGGCAGAACAGGGCCGAGCGCGTGCTCATGTGGTCGTGCGCGGCCTATTTCAGCGGGTCTGTCGCGATCCTGCTGATGACGGCGCGCGACATCCTTCCGGAGTGGATCACCACGAGTTTCGCCGTCGCAGTGACGATGTGGAGCATCGGCCTGATCTGGATCGCGGGCCGGGTGTTCAACCGGCTGCCGGCGAAGCCATGGCTCGCCCTCATCGGCCCCACGGTGTGGCTGATCGCCTCCGAACTTCCACAGGCCTATGTCGCGGTGCCGGTCCGGGTTTCGCTCGCGACGGTCATCACCGCAGCCTACGCGCTGATTTCCGCTCGGGAATTCGCCCGCGCCGACGGCTTGAGCAGCCGTTATCCGGTCGCGGTCATCCTCGGCCTCCATGGCATCGCGGTCATCCTGCGCATTCCCTTCGCGTTCGCGCTGCCCATTCCCCACGGTCTGCCGCTGTTCAGCGACTGGTTCTCGCCCGTCGCCATCGAGGGCATCGTGTTCTCCCAGATCATCGGCCTGCTGGTGGTGATGCTGACACGGGAACGGCTCGAATTGCAGCTGCGGGCCATCGCCCTGACGGATCCGTTGACCGGTCTGAACAATCGGCGGGCGATTTTCGAACGCGGCCATGCCCTGCTCAGCCACGCTTCACGGCACCGCCGGCCGGTTTCGGTGGTCGCGCTCGACCTCGACCACTTCAAGACCATCAACGACCGGTTCGGGCATCCGACGGGAGACGCGGTGCTCGCCGCGTTCGCGGACGCCATCCGGCAGACCCTGCGGGCCGGCGACGAGAGTGGGCGGATCGGCGGCGAGGAGTTCGTCTGCGTGCTGCCGGATACCGACGCCGACCAGGCCTTCGCCGCCGCGCACCGGCTGGTGACGCACTTCACGCGGCTTGCCGCCGACGTTCCCGGCTGCCGCACGCGCTGCACCGCCTCCGCCGGCATCGCCACGTCATCGCTCGACACCGACACCTTCGAGACGCTGGTCTCGGCGGCCGACGTCGCGCTCTATGAGGCGAAGCGCAGCGGCGGCGAGAAGATCATCGTCGCCTCACCGCGCGCCATCTCCGCCTGA
- a CDS encoding GntR family transcriptional regulator — translation MVSNAERLSVLIAEGRPEFRTATAFVEATLRRAILSGVLEGGTALRQDELAERFGVSRMPVRDALKLLEAQALVTVLPNRGAVVTELNAADAADIMGLRRVLEPAALELSIPHLTAADLARAAEAIADMDAETDPGRMGELNRRFHMSLYARAGRPRLLALIEARFAESDPVLRFHLAALGGAEMGQDAHRAILAAAARGEVEAACTLLSAHIGDAAVRLVTFLDERGPRPSGDEAHPA, via the coding sequence ATGGTGTCGAACGCAGAGCGGCTTTCCGTCCTGATCGCCGAGGGCCGGCCGGAATTCCGCACCGCCACCGCCTTCGTGGAGGCGACGTTGCGCCGGGCGATCCTCTCCGGCGTGCTGGAGGGCGGCACCGCGCTTCGCCAGGATGAGCTTGCCGAGCGCTTCGGCGTCAGCCGGATGCCGGTGCGCGATGCGCTGAAGCTTCTGGAGGCGCAGGCGCTCGTCACGGTCCTGCCGAATCGCGGCGCCGTGGTCACCGAACTGAACGCGGCCGACGCGGCCGATATCATGGGCCTGCGCCGGGTGCTCGAACCGGCCGCGCTAGAGCTTTCGATTCCGCACCTCACCGCCGCCGATCTCGCGCGCGCCGCCGAGGCGATCGCCGACATGGATGCCGAGACCGATCCCGGCCGCATGGGCGAGCTCAACCGCCGATTCCACATGAGCCTCTATGCCCGGGCGGGCCGGCCGCGGCTGCTCGCCCTGATCGAGGCGCGCTTCGCCGAAAGCGACCCTGTGCTGCGGTTCCACCTCGCCGCGCTCGGCGGCGCGGAAATGGGGCAGGATGCCCATCGCGCCATCCTTGCCGCTGCTGCGCGCGGGGAGGTAGAGGCCGCGTGCACGCTGCTTTCCGCCCACATCGGCGATGCCGCGGTGCGGCTCGTGACCTTCCTTGATGAACGCGGTCCGCGGCCCAGCGGCGACGAGGCGCACCCGGCCTGA
- a CDS encoding benzoate/H(+) symporter BenE family transporter, whose product MAQNPQAQPASPAGPEPAPSFSLLQPATAGILTALVGFGSTFAVVIQGLAAVGATPAEAASGLMMMCFAMAVLGLVFSLRLKMPVSVAWSTPGAALFASTGMVAGGFPAAVGAFIATGAIIVIAGMWKPLGRLAAAIPPSIANAMLAGVLLKLCLAPFAAVAIEPGLALAVIGVFIVVGRFARLYAVPAALVAALVLLFAGSLTGHGGAGFDPAALALPRPALVMPVFTPEALIGIAIPLFLVTMASQNIPGLAVLSAFGYRPEAGPLFRGTGLASILIAPFGGMTINLAAITAAISAGPDAAADPARRYIAAAIAGVCYFGLGLLAFVAATGFGGSPPLLIQVVAGLALIGSFGSAMLAGLKDEADRPAALVTFLFTASGLSIAGIGPAFWGLAGGIAVLMLHGRLKRRHG is encoded by the coding sequence ATGGCCCAGAACCCGCAGGCCCAACCCGCGAGCCCCGCCGGGCCGGAACCGGCGCCATCGTTCAGCCTGCTGCAGCCGGCGACCGCGGGCATCCTCACGGCGCTGGTCGGCTTCGGCTCGACCTTCGCCGTGGTGATCCAGGGGCTCGCGGCGGTCGGCGCGACGCCGGCCGAAGCGGCATCCGGGCTGATGATGATGTGCTTCGCGATGGCGGTGCTCGGCCTCGTGTTCTCGCTGCGCCTGAAGATGCCGGTCAGCGTGGCGTGGTCCACCCCCGGCGCGGCGCTGTTCGCCAGCACCGGCATGGTCGCGGGCGGGTTTCCGGCTGCCGTCGGCGCCTTCATCGCCACGGGCGCGATCATCGTGATCGCCGGCATGTGGAAGCCGCTCGGCCGGCTCGCCGCCGCCATCCCGCCCTCGATCGCGAACGCGATGCTGGCGGGCGTGCTGCTGAAGCTCTGCCTCGCGCCGTTCGCCGCGGTCGCGATCGAGCCGGGGCTGGCGCTCGCCGTGATCGGCGTGTTCATCGTGGTCGGCCGGTTCGCCCGGCTCTATGCGGTGCCGGCGGCGCTGGTGGCGGCACTCGTGCTGCTGTTCGCCGGCTCGTTGACGGGCCACGGCGGCGCGGGCTTCGATCCGGCGGCGCTCGCCCTGCCCCGCCCCGCGCTGGTGATGCCGGTGTTCACGCCCGAGGCCCTGATCGGCATCGCCATCCCGCTGTTCCTCGTCACCATGGCCTCGCAGAACATCCCCGGGCTCGCCGTGCTTTCCGCCTTCGGCTACCGGCCGGAAGCCGGCCCGCTGTTCCGCGGGACGGGGCTCGCCTCCATCCTGATCGCGCCGTTCGGCGGCATGACGATCAACCTCGCCGCCATCACCGCCGCGATCTCCGCGGGGCCGGATGCCGCCGCCGACCCTGCGCGCCGCTACATCGCTGCCGCGATCGCGGGCGTCTGCTATTTCGGCCTCGGCCTGCTGGCGTTCGTGGCCGCGACGGGGTTCGGCGGCTCGCCGCCGCTGCTGATCCAGGTGGTGGCGGGGCTGGCGCTGATCGGCTCGTTCGGCTCGGCGATGCTCGCCGGCCTCAAGGACGAGGCCGACCGGCCGGCGGCGCTGGTGACCTTCCTGTTCACCGCGTCCGGCCTTTCCATCGCCGGCATCGGCCCCGCGTTCTGGGGACTGGCCGGCGGCATCGCGGTGCTGATGCTGCACGGGCGGCTCAAGCGCAGGCACGGCTGA
- a CDS encoding DNA-3-methyladenine glycosylase I — translation MAEATTDAPLSAATAQTLAPGLYQDGTGAVRCFWCEGDPLYEAYHDREWGRPTADDRYLFEKLCLEGFQAGLSWLTILRKRESFRAGFANFEPAAVAAFGDADVERLLADAGIVRHRAKILSTINNARRALALIEEAGSLAAFLWRFEPKAEDRPARFDKASLMPITFTAQSTALSKALKARGWTFVGPTTMHAFMQAVGMVNDHIEGCSCRAEAEAARRAFVRPA, via the coding sequence ATGGCCGAGGCAACGACCGACGCGCCCCTTTCCGCCGCCACGGCACAGACGCTCGCGCCCGGCCTCTACCAGGACGGAACGGGCGCCGTGCGCTGCTTCTGGTGCGAGGGCGATCCGCTCTACGAAGCCTATCACGACCGGGAATGGGGCCGGCCGACGGCGGATGACCGCTACCTGTTCGAGAAGCTGTGCCTGGAGGGCTTCCAGGCCGGGCTGTCGTGGCTGACGATCCTGCGCAAACGGGAGTCGTTCCGCGCCGGCTTCGCCAATTTCGAGCCGGCCGCGGTGGCGGCCTTCGGCGACGCGGACGTCGAGCGGCTGCTGGCGGATGCCGGCATCGTGCGCCATCGCGCCAAGATCCTCTCCACCATCAACAACGCCCGCCGCGCGCTGGCGCTGATCGAGGAAGCGGGCTCGCTCGCCGCCTTCCTGTGGCGGTTCGAACCGAAGGCGGAAGACCGGCCCGCCCGCTTCGACAAGGCCTCGCTGATGCCGATCACCTTCACCGCCCAGTCGACGGCATTGTCGAAGGCCCTGAAGGCCCGCGGCTGGACCTTCGTCGGCCCGACCACCATGCACGCGTTCATGCAGGCGGTCGGCATGGTGAACGATCACATCGAGGGCTGTTCCTGCCGTGCCGAAGCGGAAGCCGCGCGGCGGGCGTTTGTCAGGCCGGCTTGA
- a CDS encoding YopT-type cysteine protease domain-containing protein translates to MIEEMRPYCVAEYEQGAQLARLANHRLVQYWAPKLQSASRVLTGLTARKRALQGERDALAGMKENLENRGKRLGLNKDDIHKDLYGHFIDKADREIAALKPQIKEAGEHQATTLQGRQEKYDFERGICFGLCCKWIETHTHDPKWQNDVRNARAKQRIRNLHVHGLRGEDDVVGADQVYSSILGFFQALNTQRSYYIAEVDESRDKAGHFHQKSHPEIFNLGLRKHGFAIDETEIARKTDPKTRDLLFTTNSSSKTLVGELTQRPGYRLIILRYPDPTSTSQREMFHATCCYHTDGYMFGIGSHHCFFDPNLGEFWIPWGDVSKFYRLVYQDYASRYRNISGYVTFPVARVSAPQA, encoded by the coding sequence ATGATCGAAGAAATGAGACCTTATTGTGTTGCGGAATACGAGCAGGGGGCGCAGTTGGCGCGTCTCGCCAACCACAGGCTCGTCCAATACTGGGCGCCTAAATTGCAATCGGCGTCTCGGGTATTAACGGGTCTGACGGCTCGCAAACGCGCCCTGCAAGGCGAGCGAGATGCCCTCGCGGGCATGAAGGAAAATCTGGAGAATCGCGGAAAGAGACTCGGGCTGAACAAGGACGATATTCATAAAGATCTTTACGGACACTTCATCGATAAGGCCGACCGTGAGATTGCTGCACTGAAGCCGCAAATAAAAGAGGCGGGCGAACATCAGGCGACCACCTTGCAGGGCCGTCAAGAAAAGTACGATTTCGAACGCGGGATCTGCTTCGGCCTTTGCTGCAAGTGGATCGAGACTCACACCCACGATCCCAAATGGCAGAACGACGTTCGCAATGCGCGGGCGAAGCAACGAATACGAAATCTGCACGTCCATGGTCTGAGGGGCGAGGACGACGTCGTCGGCGCGGATCAGGTCTATTCAAGCATTCTCGGCTTCTTCCAGGCTCTCAACACGCAGCGGTCCTACTATATCGCGGAGGTCGATGAGAGTCGTGATAAGGCGGGTCATTTCCATCAGAAGAGTCATCCGGAGATCTTCAACCTCGGCCTCCGGAAGCACGGCTTCGCCATTGACGAAACGGAGATCGCGCGGAAGACCGATCCGAAAACACGGGATCTGCTCTTCACGACGAACAGTTCCTCCAAAACCCTCGTCGGCGAGCTGACGCAGCGGCCGGGGTACCGGTTGATCATCCTGCGCTACCCCGATCCGACGTCAACGTCGCAGCGGGAGATGTTCCATGCCACCTGCTGCTATCACACCGACGGTTACATGTTCGGAATCGGGTCGCACCACTGCTTCTTCGATCCCAATCTCGGCGAGTTCTGGATTCCGTGGGGCGACGTGTCGAAGTTCTATCGTCTCGTCTATCAGGACTATGCCAGTCGATACCGCAACATCTCCGGCTACGTGACGTTCCCGGTGGCGCGGGTTTCCGCGCCGCAGGCTTAA
- the hisG gene encoding ATP phosphoribosyltransferase: protein MNALEADAPLIIAIPSKGRLQENTQAFFARAGLPFVQAGGARGYRARIAGIADAEIAFLSASEIASEIAGGTVHLGITGLDLVHETIPDPSARERLVHAVLPLGFGHADVVVAVPKAWIDVRSMADLADVATDFRARHGRWMRVATKYIHLARSHFAAHDIADYRIVESLGATEGAPAAGSAELVIDITTTGSTLSANALKVIDDGVILKSEAHLIASRRALWTAPQRAAAAAILDRIAAEARARAVREIRTRIADAPRVAAEAARAFGCTTPQTPASQTLASPTSVSHPSTEASGDELVLHCPSGRIYDCASWLKARGAATVAVFAPVGVFEPENPLVDKLMAALG, encoded by the coding sequence ATGAACGCGCTCGAGGCCGATGCGCCGCTGATCATCGCCATCCCCTCCAAGGGGCGGCTGCAGGAAAACACCCAGGCCTTCTTCGCCCGGGCGGGCCTGCCGTTCGTGCAGGCGGGCGGGGCGCGCGGCTATCGCGCCCGCATCGCCGGCATCGCCGATGCCGAGATCGCCTTCCTCTCCGCCTCCGAAATCGCCAGCGAGATCGCCGGCGGCACCGTCCACCTCGGCATCACCGGGCTCGATCTCGTCCACGAGACCATCCCCGATCCCTCCGCGCGCGAGCGGCTGGTCCACGCCGTGCTGCCGCTCGGCTTCGGCCATGCCGATGTCGTGGTCGCGGTGCCGAAGGCGTGGATCGACGTGCGCTCCATGGCCGATCTCGCCGACGTCGCCACCGATTTCCGCGCCCGTCACGGCCGCTGGATGCGCGTCGCCACCAAGTACATCCACCTCGCGCGCAGCCACTTCGCCGCCCACGACATCGCCGATTATCGCATCGTCGAAAGCCTCGGCGCGACCGAGGGCGCGCCTGCCGCCGGCTCGGCCGAACTCGTGATCGACATCACCACCACCGGCTCGACGCTGTCGGCGAACGCGCTGAAGGTGATCGACGACGGCGTGATCCTGAAGTCCGAGGCGCACCTGATCGCGAGCCGCCGCGCGCTCTGGACCGCTCCGCAGCGTGCCGCCGCCGCCGCCATTCTCGACCGCATCGCCGCGGAAGCCCGCGCCCGTGCAGTTCGCGAGATCCGCACGCGCATCGCCGATGCGCCGCGCGTGGCCGCCGAGGCGGCGCGGGCCTTCGGCTGCACCACGCCCCAAACCCCGGCGTCCCAGACCTTGGCGTCCCCGACCTCGGTGTCTCATCCTTCGACCGAGGCCTCTGGCGACGAACTGGTGCTGCACTGTCCGTCCGGCCGCATCTACGACTGCGCCTCGTGGCTCAAGGCCCGCGGCGCCGCAACCGTCGCGGTGTTCGCGCCCGTCGGCGTGTTCGAGCCGGAAAACCCGCTCGTCGACAAACTGATGGCCGCCCTCGGCTGA
- a CDS encoding ATP phosphoribosyltransferase regulatory subunit produces the protein MTPFEPALAPAPAVADRLEALKALLTSAGSRLVEPAVLQPAEMFLDLAGEDLRRRMFLTTGLAGEELCLRPDFTIPVCRMHLDGGAPERRAGYAYLGPIFRQRASGPAESLQAGVERLGETDREAADADVLALALEATRLLGIAEPEVRIGDEALFAAVVEALPLPVAWRRRLTAAFGDTPRVLAALDRLDGGGSDEAPVAGALAEADPDTARALVENMLSVAGLTPVGGRSPAEIADRLIEQATLAAGARLAPEAAAVLRRYLAITASADAVPERLGAFAAEVGINLAPAIESFARRSALAAERGVDPARLVFAAEFGRRLDYYTGFMFEIHDGRSVNRPRLNSQAVGGGRYDRLLRLMGAPDPVPAVGFSIWLDRIATPSAAEGTVR, from the coding sequence ATGACCCCGTTCGAACCGGCGCTCGCACCGGCCCCTGCCGTCGCCGACCGGCTGGAGGCGCTGAAGGCGCTGCTGACCTCCGCCGGCAGCCGGCTCGTCGAGCCGGCCGTGCTGCAGCCGGCCGAGATGTTTCTCGACCTCGCCGGCGAGGATCTGCGCCGCCGCATGTTCCTGACCACCGGGCTCGCCGGCGAGGAATTATGCCTGCGGCCCGACTTCACCATTCCCGTCTGCCGGATGCACCTCGACGGCGGCGCGCCCGAGCGCCGCGCCGGCTATGCCTATCTCGGGCCCATCTTCCGCCAGCGCGCCAGCGGCCCGGCGGAGAGCCTGCAGGCCGGCGTCGAGCGCCTCGGCGAGACCGACCGCGAGGCGGCGGATGCCGACGTCCTGGCGCTCGCGCTCGAAGCCACGCGGCTGCTCGGCATCGCCGAGCCGGAGGTGCGCATCGGCGACGAGGCCCTGTTCGCGGCGGTGGTGGAAGCCCTGCCGCTGCCGGTGGCATGGCGGCGCCGGCTGACGGCCGCGTTCGGCGACACACCCCGGGTACTCGCCGCGCTCGACCGGCTCGACGGCGGCGGCAGCGACGAGGCGCCGGTGGCCGGCGCGCTCGCGGAGGCCGACCCGGATACCGCGCGCGCGCTCGTCGAGAACATGCTGTCGGTCGCGGGCCTCACGCCCGTCGGCGGGCGGTCGCCGGCCGAGATCGCCGATCGCCTGATCGAGCAGGCGACGCTGGCGGCCGGTGCCCGGCTCGCGCCGGAAGCGGCGGCGGTGCTGCGGCGCTATCTTGCCATCACGGCGTCCGCCGATGCGGTGCCGGAGCGCCTCGGCGCCTTCGCGGCCGAGGTCGGCATCAACCTCGCCCCCGCCATCGAGAGCTTCGCGCGCCGCAGCGCGCTTGCCGCCGAGCGCGGCGTCGATCCCGCCCGGCTGGTGTTCGCGGCGGAGTTCGGCCGCCGGCTCGATTACTACACCGGCTTCATGTTCGAGATTCACGACGGCCGGTCCGTCAACCGCCCGCGTCTCAACAGTCAGGCCGTCGGTGGCGGACGCTACGACCGTCTGTTGCGCCTGATGGGCGCGCCGGACCCGGTGCCGGCGGTCGGCTTCTCCATCTGGCTCGACCGCATCGCCACGCCGTCCGCGGCAGAGGGAACCGTCCGATGA